aagtgcaattgagtcctaaaattttcaaaaactgTAATTAAGTCCTACAACTTGTCGGAAAGTGCAATtatatcctaaaactttcaaaaagtgcatcaagtcttaaaatttattacgaaagtgcaatcgaatccttttgctgatttcattttctgaaaattttgggaCGCGATTGCATTTTCCGTAATaatttttaagacttgattgcactttttaaaagttttagaactcgattgcactttcttgataagttttaaggctTGATTGTAGTTATTGAAAGTTTTGTGGCTCATtcacactttcgtgacaagttttaggatttctagtgcacttatctttaaaaaaaaaaacaaatgtaatggccacaacaacaacaacaacatcaacaacaaaaaaatctaaaatgagTGAAGACAAAATTTCATGGAATTATTTAGAAAATCTTTGGAGCCAGGCCTGTCGTAGGGCTTCAATTCTCAGCGCAAGCCCATCCTCATCTCGAATCTTGACCAAGCCCGTGCAATGATCAGTCTACCATCGTTATCCTCTCGTTCCGTCGATAAGGCGCACCAGAAAATGCCGCCACTCATCCATACGAGCTAAAAAAGAAACAGCGACTCCACAGAAATGAAGACACTAGTTCTGCAATCTCAGTTCCTTGTTCCAAGACGCACCAAGCTCCCCTACCCAAGATCCAATGCCGCCACTTTCATCCCCTCGAGAATCATCACATCTTGCAGTAAGCACCGCTCCCTACCATctccttcatcatcatcatcggcaTCAGCATCAGCATCTTCCGAATGCAATTCCATTTCAAGACCCACAGGAGCCATCCAGAAGTCCCAGAATCAGCACTCCCATCGTGTTTCGCCAGATGGGTGTTCAAGAAAGGCGGTCTTAGGTGCTGTTTCGATTGGCGTTGTGCTGGTCCTCATGGGATTTGAAGACCACCACAGCAGGGCTCTGGCCTTTGGACCTGAAGGGCCACTTGCAGAGGAGTTCTGGGAAAATGTCAGGAGATATGCGCTCTATGCCCTCACTGTGAGCACAGGCGCTGTCTACACTATATTTCTGCCCATCTTGGAGCTGCTCAAGAACCCGATTTCCGCGGTTCTGATCCTGGTGATCTTAGGAGGTGGCGTCTTCATTGTGTACCAGGTGGTGGCCACCATGGTTGGGGTCAATGAATTCTCTTATGACTATGCATATTAATTAATCCAAAGTCTCGATTTTTTTCTGGAAGATAGATTTCTCAAATGTCTCTTCATTTTGCTCTCTGCTTTTATGTCTTTAACGCATGAACCATAACATAGTTCTTGGAATAGCAGAAGGTTAGCAAGTCTTGCTCATTTGACATAATGATGTTCACTACGGGTTGGTTTTGCTAATCTCATGGATGATGTCCTACAATGTCATCTGATGTACGGAATTTTGTAGCTGCGTTTTGTATGCTTGGCATATTAGAACATGTCCAGCTACAGAGTTTGCTTTGGATTTTGAGAGGGTTAAATGCTCGGTATGTTAGCTCAATTGGTAGATAGTTTGATTGAGTCCTTCATAGTCCACATCCATGTTAAGGGTGGTGCACAAATCTGTCTGAAGCCTCCTGTAAAACTCATATTGTAAAGCACTAGTTGTCTGGCCATCTGCAAAGGGAAAGAGGCCTAAATGGATTAATGAACACTTCATATTTTGATCCCAACAGAAGAAAAAGGCGCTTCCTTCAATTTCCGACCTAACTTCCTGATATAAGGTTATTGCAAAGATCTTCCATGTTCTACCATCAGCTGGAGGATACTCTCCCCGAGTTGTCTCTATCCTTAGAATTTGCCCTTTTATTGTTTCCTTGGAAGTGTGCAGGCTACAATGCTTTTCTGGAATGTAATTGATGAAATATGGCTAAACCTCTTATGTTAGTTTTGTCTAAACTGGGGAAATAGTTTAACTGTTCTATATCTGTTGATATCTGTTGTTCAACTTGTTCTTACTCGTCGAAATAccaaagagattttttttctttctaacatCCGGGCTTCCTGCTTCCTGAATCGAAGAATATGATTTCGCATTTGTTCAAATCCCCTGAAAAATCTATGCTTGCTCTAGGGACTTCGCTTACTCTCTAAGATTCTGGACAAGTTCTATTGATTTTCACAGTTCAATGAACATTTTCACACATAGGTGCTTCTGAAGCATTTTTTATGCTCATCAGTGATCGTAAACTAATAAACTCTGATGTCTTCCTAAAGATCTGCATTGTGAcattgaaaagttatttctgcAAACCAATATACCAGAGGTCTTTTCTTTGAACACTTCACTCGTCCGACATTATCTCAAGCATGAGAATGGTGATATGTTTGATCTTTTACAGGCTTTAGATGTATTGTTATGCATGTTGCAACGCCCACAGAAATCGCATATCATATCGCTGTTTTATGAATCAGTGAAGATGGATTATCGCTATTTCTTATGTCACTGCATTTTTATGTGAGAGTACGTGCATGAACTGAAATCCAATCTAAATGATCAAAACAAGAACGAGTACATTTAAGTAATAATAACAGCACAAAGCCCTTGTCAATATCATGGCTAAATATCCGATCCTCCCCTGCCTCTTTTAGCCCTCATTGCTTCTCTAATGTCTCGTACAAATCCTAGCTGAATTGTCAACATTTGTGATTGTAATTGTTTTTGCGTTCGTGGTAATTAAACGTATCCAAGGAAAACATAGGGAAATCACCATTTCTGCAGGAAGAATTGCCATTAAAATCGGCAAAATTACTACTTAAGGGAGCTTCAGTTGACAAAACATAGAACACCGAGATGCATAACCGTCTCACTGTTCAATAATGCAAGCTAGACCAAATAACTTCTTTAAAAGTTGCCTACAAGGTCCAACGTGAGGAGGCTCTTGGCATCTCACCCCTAATCACAACTCCGTCCGACTAATTAAAATGCCAATCCTGCGCATTTTGTACAAGATCCCGCTTGGTTAGTTCCCCTGTTGGAGTTTGCAAAACTAGTTAGTGAATCAATTTGAGTAGATTTCTGTGTTCCTAGTATTGTTCCTCGATTTCCCCTTAGATGCCCTGTCTTAGGGGTGACTAAATGAAGATCAGATGCTATCTGACATGAATTTGCCTCTGTAAACATGACCTTCTGAATTCAAAGTGCTTCACCATCGGACAAGAGAAGAGGCAGGCTGAGGTGTAGAAAGTAGACTCTGAGACGCATCTAGGGGAATACCACTCAGGCAGAGTTTCATCGGCACACTTGATGAGAACAAACATTGTGTAAAATGCAAAGATCTATGTTCTCACCTATTTTAACTAATGTATCTTCTGAATAAAGTTAAAATTAATTGTATACACTATATCTGCCTAGAAACATAGGACGATCGGCGTTCACGTtaacgatttccggccaaaattagtcgagatggactcaattgtcataaatgcaaaaggtttataactaaatttaTACAATTCAAATGTTTAGtatttaattggcacaaatacaatatgtttatgacttttttaacacttttcccgcGGAATATTTAGAGACCATATGAATCAGACATATGATGCTTTTGGTTTAGTTTGCTCAAGAGGCTTTAGGGCTCCAATGCCCCCTTGAGAAATATTAGGGTGTTTAGTAAGCCTTTTCAAAGGGCATTGGGCCAAATGCTAGCTTTGGAATAACTGAAAGCCCAATATTAGTGGGCTCTTAGTATTTTCGAAATGCTGAAGGCtccattaataaaataaaaaaattagtcagtTGTCTattttaccttgagaaccttactaaaagaaaattttaattttacccCTCTCAGAAAAGTGAAACCCTAGATCaactattcattttctttcttggttgAGGTGAGTGAGGGGCGACAAAGGAAaatttggccggcgagggccgccgGGGGTAAATTGTGAATGCACTGGATTAATGCTGATTTGTGATAATGTGGGACTTCTAAGGCAGCTGTAGATTGCTAATTTGCTATAATGTGGCATAATCAAGAATACGCTAGAAGTGGAATCTACTTCATAATTAAAACAATAGTAACATAATTAGGAGGATTTTGAAAATGCTGTAAGAATGTAGAATCGTCGGATTCTGTTGAAGTCAGGAATCTTGACTGTCTTATGCTCTCTTTCCCACTGTTTAGGATAACGTTTCTTCAAAGTTCGGTTCATGATATGTTTAGACTGCACCAACCGTAACGTAGCTTTGCCAAATAATTAATCTTAATCTTATATCTGAATGCTATTAAAGATGTGATATTTATGAAGGTGACACCAATCTAATCTCCCAAGCACAGTTATATTTTCAAGGTTCATGATTTAGTGGGAAAACAGCTTAGACTTTGCACCTAAAAAATAGCAACatctaaggctccatttatttcactgaaaacaacttttagtaaaaaaattttttgaatttttcgacgtTTGATTCATAGAACATAATCTAgacaaggaaaacattttccataaatgaaaaagcaccttcaaaagtggcgaataatttcatctttaaaaggagaaaatcatTTTGCCTCTTCTTTTCTCCCTATCTCTTtgaccttcattttcttttaattattttatatatattttctttctcttttggttttaagttttttttttggtaattttctatttattattttatttttttctttcttcttctactaGTTGCCGACCACGGGTGAGGTTGAGCTTGCCTGAGGCAAGTGAACTTGAGCCTTGTTAGCCTCGCGGAACTGacaagctcgagcctcgccgACCTTAGGCAAGCTCGTCCCTCGCTTGTGGTTGGTAGAAGTGGCTGCGTCTGAGGACGAAGgaaaactgaaaataaaaaaagagaaaaaaagaaaataattaaaaagaaaataaatgtaaaGGAGTGCAGAGAGGAAAGatgaagagaaaatgattttctctttaatcatttttcccacttttgaaggtattTTTTTAGGTTGGTAGAaaatgtatttcttttttttttgtcagaaagaaaaatgttttccttgactatTTATATAATGTGAACCAAATgctgaaaaatctgaaaaatcttTTTCCTAAAAGTTGTTGTCAGTAAAATAAATGTTGCAAATTTTACTCGATGCTGACTTTTTGAGACCACATCACTGACTAATACTGTCCCGCCATGGATGACCTATATTGATTAGACTGAGAAGGTCGATTTAGTATGgcgaacaaaaaatcaattttcagatGTGCATATATTTCTCCACCTAAAACACTAAACTTTTGGATAGATTTTTCTAATATAGTATCAGAGCTAGTTCTGTCACTTTTTTGCATGTCCATTCACCTTCATCAGTCAAATTTCACGTGCTGCTCCTAATCCGTTTTGCACGTAACAGACAATGTTGAGATATTATCCCATATTACTCAACAATTGAGTCTTATATACTCTTTACGTTCGTGCAAtctttttgtaatcaaaagctTAAAATTTTGGATTGGAGCTTTTAGCATGGCCGTACTTCAACATGCTAAAAGGACTCATGAAAGCCGTTCAATGTTCGTACTAGCAAGAGAAAAGCGCCAATGTGCAGATCCATTTTCGCAGAGCTTCACAATTTTCCCGAGGCTTCTGAAAATTCACCAACAGTAGAATTCCAGAGACATTCCACTTTTCATTTGCCCTTGATAGGAATGGAAGAGTCCTGAATGGACAGTGGACCATGATTCCAGGAGAAATATCATCTGCAGGTCATGCCATGCCCCTTGTTCAAAGAAATCTAGCAAAACGACAAAGGAAGAGGCAAAACCGGAAATGATAGTGCTAACAATCTTGGCATGAGATGTCTGTCTGCATTGTTTGCCATCTTCCAACGACAGAAGCAAATCGCATAAATCTAGTTCAGTAGGAAGAATCATTACAAGATCTGCTTGCTGATGATGTGGACTACATGAAATGTatagaggcaaaaaaaaaaaaaaatttagttacTTCAAGAGACAAAACAATTCTTTAACTTTCTTTTACGTAGTTAATAGTTATGTCGTTGTATAGATTCTGCACACAACAAATTATGTGCCACATTGGTTAAGCGCGGACACGTATACGGCGATTATTGCTTGACCTGCATGATTAGATAAGGATAAAGACTCCATTTATTTGTGTAAGCAAATCTTGTTGTAGATTTAGCTAGAAGCTAGCTGCTTTGCAGCTAGCTACTTTTGTTAGCTTTATCTGACAAAGTTGGAATAAAAAAGACCTATGCGCTTCATGGTGGAGTGTGCCTCCAGAGGGGTCCTCCCACTCCTAGAAACGCTTGAACAACTTGAAGTCCGTATCCATCTCTGTTATAGAAAGTTCGTCCCATATTAACATACCAAATTCAAGAGGATACGCTTGCCCAATAGTGAAGCTGAAATGACAGATTTGTCTTTTGACAATAGTTAATTAGGGACAATGACGCAAATAGTCTACGAACTGTGGCCCATTGTGTAAcatgatccatgaatttttaattcgttcaataAAATCCCTCaatatgatccctgaatttttagtttgttcaatatagtccctagGCTTTTAGTACATTATTTGCTTGTGTTCAATGTTGTTCTCGCACAAATTTAGAAAACAACCTTAGATATTCACATAGTTCGGGAACTAAACTGAATATattccaaaagttcggggatcacattaaacaaatcaaaagccaatggacgatattgcacattgagttaaaattcatgtactatattgaataaattaaaaatttaaagatcacattgcatatgagataaaatttcagggaccatttatgtcattttttttcttaatcgaTAATATTCGAAGAGGTTGGCTAGGCCCATCATTGGTTTCCACGCttttcgaaaacaaaaaaggcacGAAAATGCAATCCCCAAAGGGTATACTTGGAATTTCACATGGTGCTCCCCACCATAAGCTACAGCTCTTTAGGACTCTTCTATAAGAGGGAGATAACCAGGGGCACTGTGATTCCATGTCGacccaaaaaaaccaaaaagcaaaGAGAATTCCATCATTCACTTCCACAAGCTCAGCTTGCCTTTAGCTTTTGCGCCCAACAACGAAACAACCCAAGCAAAAGATGGATCAAAATGACAACTTGATGAAAGCCCAGAACGTTCACAAAACCAACAACATCGAGAACAGCCACTTCCTCAAGAGGGCTTTGAAACTTGTCATCTCAATCTCTCTGCTGTCTTTCGTTGTGTGTTATTCCGTCAGGATACACTCTCCTCCCCGACTCCTTCAACGTCTGCTTCTCCACGGTGCTGTTTTCGATCTTCACTCGCCCCCTCGAGAGGAAGTTCATGTTCCTTGTTTGCAATGGGATCTTGGCTTTTCTTGCCAAGAGCTCCTCCAGTTCTAGCAGCTCTTCACCATCTGAGTCTGACCttgatggtgatgatgaagtGTACAAGAATCAAGACGGGGAGGAGGAGATCAAAGTATCAGCTCCCGAATCATCTGAAGTTGAAGCTGTGCCTGCTGAAAATGCCGCTACTATTGGCGATAACGAATACCAGGAAAACAATCTGGTTCTTGCAgctgaaggaaaagaagaggaggaagaggaggagaaacttCAAGTTCCAGGAAAAGATAAAGGGGAAGGAGATGAAGGTGAGCAACAAGAAGAGCAAAGGTCACAAGAAGCTGAATTTGCCAATACAGGAGtcgaagaagcagaagaagaaaatgaaacttGGGTCGTGGAAGAAGATGACAGACTCagcaaacaagaagaagaagaagaagaaccagaaGAATGTGGCCACCCGAGGAGAAAAACAGAATCACCAGCAGTTGCTACAGGGAATGAAGAGATGATGAGTACAGAGGAGTTGAACAAAAAGTTTGACGAATTCATTAGGAAGATGAAGGAGGAGATCAGGATTGAAGCAAAAAGTCAGCTGATTGCAGTGTAATTGTAGGACAATCACGTACACGATGAGCGAACTAAAAGCAAATTCCATCAAGTGTTTGTCTCTTCTAGGGTGGATGACAACCATGCTCTCATGTTTATGTCTCTTTCAGCACTGCTAGTCCTGTCGTAGATCAAATAGCACTTGTAGTTTCATAAACAAAATGTCtagcctttctttcttttacccCCCTCGAGTTATATCACTGTGCCTAGCTCTTAGTGTTCCATAGGAGTCGCTATATGGAAGGATAAAATTTCTatgcatcttcatcttctctttgcaGTTCTTCAACAAGAGTAGATTCCAAGCAAAAGGAAAGACGATCATGTCGGAATCTATAAAAGCAAAGTCCATGTTTTTGACGTCGCTTGTATTCATAAACTTTCAAACATCACGATCTAATGAGCgccccaaaataaataaaaaaaagattatcaagcccgtaattttgaaaataattctttaattatttgttattttataCTTTTATTTAATGATGAGTATAAATCGCGTCccaatatctttttctttttgcgtgagactcggggttttcacggtGTGGTTGTGTCCAACGTGTAAATAGCGCCATCTTCCGTTGACTTTGGGACTGGAGTTACGTGGAAActgctggagagagagagagagagagagagagagactcgcaTTGTTGTTGGACAAAGTAATTATTACCGTGACAGAACTAAAAAGCCTCATGCTCTTTCAACTGTAATGAAAGCTGAAACTCACGAGTGACGTGGTCATATGGTGTAATGTCTCGGTGTACTGCAGAAAATCGAACTTCCGGTTCCTTGGGCATCAGAAACGAATGGAAGCACTAAATTATCAAACAGCAAGACATGATGACATCGAGGAACAAGATGATCATGGCCGATGACACAAGGAGTAACGAAAAACGCCAGCGATATTACAACTTTCTGCTAGAAGTCGTTTACAAGTTTACGTGGCATCATCTTGTCTTGTCGGATATTAATACAAGTCATCTTGGGTCAAATCGAGCTAGTATTCCtggaaataaaattaaaacatatttgattttgttggtTTTAAACAGATATCCCTCAAAGTGTGTTAAGTGTTTAGATTTGATTCCGAGATCACTTATCGAATTGACGCTCTGGTGATTGATAAGCAATATCAAGTCATCTGTCACATGATGACTTGACTCTCCTGACTGGCCCCTCCCGTTCTAGTGCTGCGTGTGAGGACAAGAGGATTTGCatatttttaacatgtttagCCAGAAAACAAAGGTAGTCATTGCTCGGACAATATTAAAAGAGTTTTGTTCTATGATTAGTTATATGATTGCACGTCATTGAAAAACTTAACACAAAAGTTgcttatttttttgacaagggATCGTATCATGAAAGCCAATACTACCTATGAGCCCTTATGTCTTTTGCGATGTTAGGATCGacgcacaatcacaatgaaataaaACGTAGTGATAAAGATAAATCGACGCATGTGATTTTATCATGGTTTATCCTTAACTAGAACTACGTCCAGCATAacattccactataattagcatctcgcacctctcattacatcactcaattacaaacgaaaaagagtatatatagtatTAACTATTTATGAGCCCTAGCTCAAGCCCAAATTACTAGTAAAAAATTACcggcttaaatcgtaaaaattCTCTGGTGTCTAGGGGGTTCTACCCCCTTGAGACCCCTGCCGGGGTGACTctcccgaacccccgcccgctcattGTGGAGCGAGACCCACGTTCTTTCTTGTCGTAGGGGAGTATGAGCCATACCCCAATATTTTGCACGATAATAATCCAAAGTTTAACATGACGACTTTGTATGACTCTTCAACTAATGCGTGTGGTGGGGAAAGGCGACGGAGACACAATATCTCAAACCGTCTCTTCCTTAACACGCCTTGTGTTGGTGTAAGGCCCACCAAAGATATGTACCGATCATACACACAACGAGACAAATTTCATGATCAAATTCACTAGCTACGAGAAGCAACCATGACTCTGAAATCTGAGCTTACATCTCAATTGGGacgattacaaaaaaaaaaaaaaatcataaactaattgtaattatgacaatttagtcctaaactttttttgtactaatttagtgctaaacattatacatttatgtcaattcaatctaatcagccaattttgaccgtaAATTCCTAACATGGTGCGGCCAATACCGACGtgcataatttttaataatgttttgatatttttttgaattcattttctcttccaacgatcggtagaggaaaaaggaaagaaagaaaaagaactaggaagaaaataaaaaaggaaaaagaaaagaataaagatagtttagaaaatttgaaaaactattaatatattattaaaattatttacttcagtaattttctatcaaaatcggcttgatagactaaattggctcaaatgaaaaagattggGGACTCAgttagcataaaaaaaaatttaaaattgaatcgatataattacaatagatttaaaatttttttagtaattttcctacCCCAATTATGCCATGCTTTTTAGACAAAGACAAGATGGCCTCAATTAGACTAGGCAAAACTCACCAAAGCCGACTCTTAGACAATCTAATCTTTCCAAGTGTTAGAAATTTTCCTTGCGATTGACACCCGCCCTCGTGTGCTCTCCAGTGGAGGAGCTCCAAGTGTCGGTACTTTCCGAAATGATTGCGTCCCAATTATTGCGTGCGTCAATCAATTTCAAGTAGATATGCAAGAGGAGACAGTAGAATACCATGAGTTGAGATTCCCTTTGGTTTCATCG
The sequence above is drawn from the Rhodamnia argentea isolate NSW1041297 chromosome 9, ASM2092103v1, whole genome shotgun sequence genome and encodes:
- the LOC115743006 gene encoding uncharacterized protein LOC115743006: MKTLVLQSQFLVPRRTKLPYPRSNAATFIPSRIITSCSKHRSLPSPSSSSSASASASSECNSISRPTGAIQKSQNQHSHRVSPDGCSRKAVLGAVSIGVVLVLMGFEDHHSRALAFGPEGPLAEEFWENVRRYALYALTVSTGAVYTIFLPILELLKNPISAVLILVILGGGVFIVYQVVATMVGVNEFSYDYAY